The segment CGCCTTGGCGTGACGGGCGCCGATGGCCGCTACCATGGCGTGCGCAACCTGTCCGTGCACGATGGCTCGCTGTTCCCCACCTCGATCGGCGCCAATCCGCAACTGACGATCTATGCGCTGGCAGCGCGCCTGGCCAGCGGCCTGGCGCAAGCGCTGACGGGCAAGCCGGCCCCCGTTCCCGTTGCGACGACCGCATGATCGCGCGCATCCTCAAGTGGCTGATGCTGCTGCAAGTACTGGCCGTGCTGGGCTTGGCGTACCTGGCCATGCATGCCTGGAGCGTCGCGTCGCCGCTGCTGGCCGTGCTGCTGGCGCTGGCCATGTTGCTGGCCATGCGTGCGCTGATCGTCGCGCGCAATTTTTGGGAAAGCCGGCGCCTGGGCAGCCCCGTGCCACGGGAATATCAATTGGGCGCCATGGCCGCCGCGCGCCTGTTTGGGGGCGAGTTGCGCGCCACCCTGTGGACGTCGTCGTGGGGCATGTTGCGTCCGCGCCTGCAGGCGGCCGGCGGCATCCCCGGCCAGGGCCTGCCCGTGCTGCTGGTGCACGGCTATGTGTGCAACCGCGGCTACTGGACAAAGCTGAGCCTGCAACTCGCGCAGGCGGGTATCGCGCATGACGCCGTCGACCTGGAACCGATCAACGCCGACATCGAGGACTTCGTGCCGCAGATCGAGCAAGCCATTGGCCAGCTGTGCGCCCGCACGGGCAGCGAGCGCGTCATCATCGTCGCCCACAGCATGGGCGGCCTGGTGGCGCGCGCCTGGCTGCGCCGTTTCGGCGCGGCCCGCGTGGCCCGCATCGTCACCATCGGCACGCCGCACCACGGCACGGCGCTGGCCAACCTGGCGGCGGGGACAAATGCGCGCCAGATGAGCCGTGTCGATGGCACGCCGAGCGGCTGGCTGGCACAGCTGGCCGCCAGCGAGACACCGGAGACGCGCGCCCTGATCACCTCGATCTATTCGCATCACGACAATATCGTCGCGCCGCAATCGTCCGCGCAGCTGCCCGGCGCGCGCAATCTCGCTTTCGGCGGCATCGGCCACGTGGCGCTGGCCAGCGATGCGCGCGTGCTGCGCCAGGTGCTGGCGGAAATCACTATCGAAGACGAAGTCGCCCGGCCCCCGTCTGCCCCCCATTTCGCCTGAATCCTGTTGTGTTTTGTCTGCATGGCAAGACTGTCTCTTTTGACTCTGCTGTTGCCCATGTTTAACAACGCAAGGGGCAGATAATGCTGTTTTCCACTGGCGTACTGTATTAAGCTAACGTCGGAAGACAGCCGGAGAAAATTTGTTCATGAGGCCGCTTGCGCCGTTCCGCAGGCGCACGGTAGCCAGATATTTCTCTGAATGTATGGCAAGATGTTGTAGGATTGTTATGTACGCCGCACAGGCGGAAGCCGAACGCAGGCAGAAGATGAGTCCATGCCGTTTTTATTGGGGGCGCTAATTGTCCGCACGTATCCTGATTATCGAAGATAACGCCACCAATATGGAATTGATGGTGTATTTGCTGCGTGCCTTCGGGTACACGCCGCTGGCCGCCTATGATGGCGAAGAGGGTGTGCGCATGGCGCGCAGCGAATTGCCGGACTTGATCATTTGCGACGTGCATTTGCCCAAGCTCGATGGCTATGGCGTGGTGGCGGAGCTGAAAAAAGACCCGCAACTGCGCAAGATCCCGGCGCTGGCCGTGACGGCGCTGGCCATGGTGGGCGACCGCGAGCGCCTGCTCGAAGCGGGCTTCAATGGCTACATCGGCAAGCCGATCGAACCCGACCTGTTCGTCGCGGAGCTGGAGTCTTTTTTACCCGGGGCGCCGTCGACGCCAGTTAAAAACGACATAGCCACCATCCTGATCGTCGATGATCATGTGCTGAACCGCGAGTTCCTGACCGCACTGCTGGGCTACGGCGGGCACCGCCTGCTGGAGGCGGCCAACGGCGCCGACGCGCTGGAAATACTGCGCACCGAGCGGCCGGACCTGATCATTTCCGATATCCTCATGCCGAACATGGATGGCTACGAATTCGTCACGCGCGTGCATGCCGATGCCGCGCTGACCGACGTGCCCATCATCTTTTATACGGCCACCTACCGCGAGCAGGAAGCGATCCTGCTGGCGCAGGCGTGCGGCGTGCGCTGGGTCCTGCCCAAGCCATCGGACCCGGAAGTCATCGTGCGCACCGTCAACGAGGCGCTGGGACTGATGCCGGCGGCGGCCCAGGTGCCGGCGGCGCCGGGCGTGGGCAGCGGTGCGCCCCCTTCCGCCACGGGCAAGCTGGCCGGCATCGAGCACCAGGTCAGCGGCTACCTCGACGAACTCGAATCGAGCAGCCAGCAGATTTCGCAGCTGGCCAGCCAGCGCGAGGGCCAGGCCGCCATTCCCGAAGACCTGGGCATCATGACGGAGCGCTTGTCGCGCTCACTGTCGAGCCTGCAGGCGGTGAGCCTGCGCCTGACGGCCCTGATCGAACTGGGCATCGAGCTGGGCGCCGAACGCGATCCGCGCGCCCTGATCGAGGCGGGTTGCAAGGTGGCGCAGAATATCTGCGTCTCGAAGTATGCCTGCATCGGCGTGCTGGAAGAGGGCGCCGAAAAGCTCAGTTATTTTTCCTCGTGCGGCGCCGAGAAAAACCTCGAGCGCATCGCCAGCACGCCGCGCATGGGCATTTTGAACCGCTTGCTGGAACAGCGCCAGCCCTACCGGGTCAATGGCTTGAAGGGCGACCCCGCTGCGCTGGGCCTGCCCGACACGCACCCGCCCGTGCACTCCTTCCTGGGCGTGGCCATCGCCTCGCGCGAGCGCAGCCACGGCTGGCTGTACCTGGTCGACAAGCTGGGGGCGAATGAATTTTCCGAAGTCGACGAGCGGGTCGCCGCCACGGTGGCGGCGCAGATCGCCGTCGCCTACGACAACCTGCTGCTGTACGACGAAATCAAGCGCCACCACGAGCAGCTGACCCTGGACATGGCGGCGCGCATCCGCCTCGATGAAGACCTGCGCCGCTTCCGCCTGGCGATGGACGCCACGGCCGACGCGATTTTCCTCGTCGACCGCGCCGGCATGTGCTTCGTCGACGTCAACCAGACGGCGTGCCGCATGCTCGGTTTCGAGCGCGAGGATTTCCTGCGCGTGGGGCCGGGCCGCGCGCACGAGGGAGAGTCCCAGCTGGAAGAGCTGTACAACAAGCTGCTGGCCGGCGACCAGGGCGGCCCGATGACGGAATTGCAGCTGCAGCGCAAGGACGGCTCGCCCCTGTCCGTGGAAGTGCAGCGGCGCACCCTGCGCTCGGGGCAGAGCTGGATACTGGTGGCCGTGGCGCGCGACATCACCGAGCGCAAGGATGCCGAGCAGCGCCTGATGAAGCTGGCCCATTTCGATACCCTGACGGGCTTGCCGAACCGCAGCCAGTTCTATGCCTCGCTGACCCATTCGCTGGCCCAGGCGGCTGAACACCAGTGGGCCGTGGCCGTGCTGTTCATGGACATCGACCGCTTCAAGAATATCAACGACACGCTGGGCCACACCATCGGCGACGATTTGCTGCGCCAGTTTTCCAGCCGCCTCGTCGATTGCCTGCGCGTGCGCGACACCATCGGCCGCTTTGGCGGCGACGAATTCGCCACCATCCTGCTGCTGCCGGAAGGCGCCCAGCATGCCGTCGGCGTGGTCGACAAGATCCGCGAGGCGATGCGCAAACCGTTCGACTTGCAGGGCCACGAGGTGACGGTGACGGTCAGCATCGGCATTTCCGTGTTCCCCGATGACGCGGCCGATGCGGACACCCTGATTCAATATGCCGACACGGCCATGTACCGCGCCAAGGAGGCGGGCCGCGACGCCTTCCGCTTCTTCACGGCGGAAATGAACGCGCAATCGATGGCGCGGCTGGACATGGAAAATGCCCTGCGGCGCGCCATCGACAACGAGGAATTCGTGCTGTTCTTCCAGCCCAAGGTGAATATCATCTCGGGGCGCATCAGCGGCGCCGAGGCGCTGATACGCTGGCGCCGGCCCGGCCACGGCATGGTCTCGCCAGCCCTGTTCATCCCCCTGCTGGAAGAAACGGGTCTCATCGTGCGCGTCGGTAACTGGGTGCTCGACGAGGCGTGCAAGAAGATCAGCGAGTGGGGCGCCAGCAGCATCGGCCCCGTGCACCTGTCGGTGAATGTCTCGGGCATCCAGTTTTTTGTCGGCGGCCTGGAAGAAGAGGTGCTCAAGGCGATCCGCAAGTACGATATCGCGCCCGACCTGCTGGAGCTGGAGCTGACGGAAAGCTCGCTGATGTCGAATGCCGAGGAAACCATCGCCGTGCTGCGCAACCTGAAGGCGCTGGGCATCCAGATTTCCATCGACGATTTCGGCACCGGCTATTCCAGCCTGGCCTATCTGAAGCGCTTCCCCATCGACAAGCTGAAGATCGACATCGCCT is part of the Janthinobacterium sp. 67 genome and harbors:
- a CDS encoding EAL domain-containing protein, which gives rise to MSARILIIEDNATNMELMVYLLRAFGYTPLAAYDGEEGVRMARSELPDLIICDVHLPKLDGYGVVAELKKDPQLRKIPALAVTALAMVGDRERLLEAGFNGYIGKPIEPDLFVAELESFLPGAPSTPVKNDIATILIVDDHVLNREFLTALLGYGGHRLLEAANGADALEILRTERPDLIISDILMPNMDGYEFVTRVHADAALTDVPIIFYTATYREQEAILLAQACGVRWVLPKPSDPEVIVRTVNEALGLMPAAAQVPAAPGVGSGAPPSATGKLAGIEHQVSGYLDELESSSQQISQLASQREGQAAIPEDLGIMTERLSRSLSSLQAVSLRLTALIELGIELGAERDPRALIEAGCKVAQNICVSKYACIGVLEEGAEKLSYFSSCGAEKNLERIASTPRMGILNRLLEQRQPYRVNGLKGDPAALGLPDTHPPVHSFLGVAIASRERSHGWLYLVDKLGANEFSEVDERVAATVAAQIAVAYDNLLLYDEIKRHHEQLTLDMAARIRLDEDLRRFRLAMDATADAIFLVDRAGMCFVDVNQTACRMLGFEREDFLRVGPGRAHEGESQLEELYNKLLAGDQGGPMTELQLQRKDGSPLSVEVQRRTLRSGQSWILVAVARDITERKDAEQRLMKLAHFDTLTGLPNRSQFYASLTHSLAQAAEHQWAVAVLFMDIDRFKNINDTLGHTIGDDLLRQFSSRLVDCLRVRDTIGRFGGDEFATILLLPEGAQHAVGVVDKIREAMRKPFDLQGHEVTVTVSIGISVFPDDAADADTLIQYADTAMYRAKEAGRDAFRFFTAEMNAQSMARLDMENALRRAIDNEEFVLFFQPKVNIISGRISGAEALIRWRRPGHGMVSPALFIPLLEETGLIVRVGNWVLDEACKKISEWGASSIGPVHLSVNVSGIQFFVGGLEEEVLKAIRKYDIAPDLLELELTESSLMSNAEETIAVLRNLKALGIQISIDDFGTGYSSLAYLKRFPIDKLKIDIAFVREVTSNPDDAAIVLAIISMAHSMKLEVIAEGVENDAQLAYLRRHGCDEMQGYYFSRPVPQEEFEQMLMGGKLLQAPEDAGSEEQQTLLIVDDDVFMLDVLSDFLAQDGYRILTAQTAAEGFDILARHKVQVILCDQCMPLMSGTEFMERVKHLCPDTFRIMLSAFADLTPIMAAINRGAVDRFYTKPWKGAVLRENIREGFRLHKLLHGPVKAAA
- a CDS encoding esterase/lipase family protein, translated to MIARILKWLMLLQVLAVLGLAYLAMHAWSVASPLLAVLLALAMLLAMRALIVARNFWESRRLGSPVPREYQLGAMAAARLFGGELRATLWTSSWGMLRPRLQAAGGIPGQGLPVLLVHGYVCNRGYWTKLSLQLAQAGIAHDAVDLEPINADIEDFVPQIEQAIGQLCARTGSERVIIVAHSMGGLVARAWLRRFGAARVARIVTIGTPHHGTALANLAAGTNARQMSRVDGTPSGWLAQLAASETPETRALITSIYSHHDNIVAPQSSAQLPGARNLAFGGIGHVALASDARVLRQVLAEITIEDEVARPPSAPHFA